From the genome of Triticum aestivum cultivar Chinese Spring chromosome 3B, IWGSC CS RefSeq v2.1, whole genome shotgun sequence, one region includes:
- the LOC123069045 gene encoding protein FAR1-RELATED SEQUENCE 3, which translates to MRCMQRRFIPALYEPGLYDLVEVKPHLEYIARHIKFQSREKRCKNEFVISVSESADEFGCECGTFEHYAMVCSHALKVMIHLNLHELPAKHVLRRWTRYARDILPPEYLRYQKDHRPLKYSSRQRNTLYLLALDAVKLGDSNVEACAFAMEKMRDVKVQVEPVAAMRDGLGLSDIELATDSAGSGIGNKQHFGRTGSEQTISQGSDVFLTPSRKRPAGRPTTSRNKAPYEEPSKEE; encoded by the exons ATGAGGTGCATGCAGCGCAGGTTTATACCAGCGCTGTATGAACCTGGGTTGTATGATCTAGTAGAAGTCAAGCCGCATTTGGAGTACATTGCTAGGCACATCAAATTTCAGTCGAGGGAAAAGCGGTGCAAGAATGAGTTTGTGATCTCCGTGAGCGAGTCGGCTGATGAGTTCGGGTGCGAGTGTGGGACATTCGAGCACTATGCAATGGTTTGCAGCCATGCACTTAAG GTCATGATACACCTGAATTTGCATGAGCTCCCTGCGAAGCATGTGCTCAGGCGATGGACTAGATATGCAAGAGATATACTACCGCCAGAGTATCTGCGCTACCAGAAGGATCATCGACCGCTGAAGTATTCTTCTCGTCAACGCAACACTTTGTACCTGCTAGCGCTTGATGCCGTTAAGTTAGGCGACAGCAATGTGGAAGCATGTGCATTTGCTATGGAGAAAATGCGAGATGTCAAAGTGCAGGTCGAGCCAGTTGCCGCCATGAGGGATGGGCTTGGTTTGTCTGATATAGAGTTGGCTACAGATTCAGCCGGCTCTGGCATTGGTAACAAACAGCACTTTGGCCGAACTGGGTCTGAGCAGACCATTTCGCAAGGATCAGACGTGTTCCTGACGCCGTCAAGGAAACGACCGGCTGGGCGTCCCACAACTAGCCGCAACAAAGCTCCATACGAGGAACCATCAAAAGAGGAGTAG